The proteins below come from a single Rhodococcus sp. WMMA185 genomic window:
- a CDS encoding single-stranded DNA-binding protein encodes MAGDTVITVIGNLTADPELRFTPAGAAVANFTIASTPRTFDRQTNEWKDGEALFLRCNIWREAAENVAESLTRGSRVIASGRLKQRSYETREGEKRTVVELEVDEIGPSLKYATAKVNKVSRGGGGGGGFGSSGGSGGGRSQSTSVGDDPWGSAPQAQGSFGGSGGGSDEPPF; translated from the coding sequence ATGGCAGGCGACACCGTAATCACCGTCATAGGAAACTTGACGGCTGATCCGGAGCTTCGATTCACACCCGCGGGTGCCGCGGTCGCGAACTTCACCATTGCGTCCACGCCCCGCACCTTCGACCGTCAGACCAATGAATGGAAAGACGGCGAAGCCCTGTTCTTGCGCTGCAACATCTGGCGCGAGGCAGCCGAGAACGTGGCGGAGAGCCTGACCCGCGGCTCGCGAGTGATCGCGAGCGGCCGGCTCAAGCAGCGCTCCTACGAAACTCGTGAAGGTGAGAAGCGCACTGTCGTCGAGCTCGAGGTCGACGAGATCGGCCCCTCGCTGAAGTACGCCACGGCCAAGGTCAACAAGGTCAGTCGCGGCGGCGGAGGCGGAGGTGGCTTCGGTTCCTCCGGCGGATCGGGCGGCGGACGTTCGCAATCCACCAGTGTCGGAGACGATCCGTGGGGTAGTGCGCCGCAGGCGCAGGGCTCCTTCGGAGGCTCTGGTGGTGGGAGCGACGAACCACCGTTCTGA
- the rpsR gene encoding 30S ribosomal protein S18, with protein sequence MPKPPLRDKVMKKKVCVFCKEKNTEIDYKDTTLLRKYVSDRGKIRARRVTGNCVQHQRDVAIAVKNSREVALLPYATVAR encoded by the coding sequence ATGCCTAAGCCGCCCTTGCGCGACAAGGTAATGAAGAAGAAGGTCTGCGTCTTCTGCAAAGAGAAGAACACGGAGATCGATTACAAGGACACGACGCTTCTGCGTAAGTACGTCAGCGACCGCGGCAAGATCCGCGCGCGCCGTGTCACTGGCAATTGCGTCCAGCACCAGCGCGACGTTGCCATTGCCGTCAAGAACTCTCGTGAGGTGGCGTTGCTGCCCTACGCCACCGTGGCTCGCTAA
- the rplI gene encoding 50S ribosomal protein L9 — MKLILTADVENLGAPGDTVEVKDGYGRNYLLPRGLAIVATRGAQKQVEGIRRAQEARAVRGLDHAKELKAAIEGLESVSLSVKTAGGSGKLFGSVTAADVAGAIKAAGGPVLDKRILDLPKAHIKATGKHAIAVNLHPDVVAKFHLNVVSA, encoded by the coding sequence ATGAAGCTCATCCTCACCGCTGACGTGGAAAACCTCGGTGCCCCCGGCGACACCGTCGAGGTCAAGGACGGCTACGGCCGCAACTACCTGCTTCCGCGCGGGCTGGCGATCGTCGCCACCCGTGGCGCCCAGAAGCAGGTCGAGGGCATCCGTCGTGCTCAGGAGGCTCGCGCTGTGCGCGGTCTCGACCACGCGAAGGAGCTCAAGGCTGCGATCGAGGGCCTCGAGTCGGTGTCGCTGTCGGTCAAGACCGCAGGTGGCTCGGGCAAGCTCTTCGGTTCGGTTACCGCCGCCGATGTTGCAGGTGCCATCAAGGCCGCAGGTGGACCCGTTCTCGACAAGCGCATCCTGGACCTGCCGAAGGCTCACATCAAGGCGACCGGCAAGCACGCCATCGCCGTGAACCTGCACCCCGACGTGGTTGCGAAGTTCCACCTGAACGTCGTCAGCGCCTAG
- the dnaB gene encoding replicative DNA helicase: MAVVDDRGRSDYPGPPEEPGEEFGRQPPHDMAAEQSVLGGMLLSKDAIADVLEVLRPGDFYRPAHQSVYDAVLDLYARGEPADPVTVSAELERRGELRRIGGAPYLVTLTQTVPTAANAGYYADIVAEKAILRRLVDAGTRIVQYGYTGADGQDVAEVVDRAQAEVFEVTERRTAEDFVPLEQLLQPTMDEIDSIASRGGISLGVPTGFVELDEVTNGLHPGQMIIVAARPGVGKALALDTPLPTPTGWTTMGEVQVGDHLIDADGLPTRVVAATEVMLDRPCYEVEFSDGAVLVADAQHQWLTRTGGVAAVRTTDQIAESLGRGHYVAHAGALELPTSSLDVDPYALGAALACGVPEADKRVPAELLRGSVLERRELLAGLLDVGGSVSEDGSVRFEAKEIPLAADVRELVVGLGYDCRHEDRCLTFSADEEVFQLHRKAIQHKELRGPVSSARRIVDVRRIDSVPVRCVEVDNAEHLYLAGRSMIPTHNSTLGMDFLRSCSIKNGMASVIFSLEMGKTEIVMRLLSAEAKIKLGDMRSGKMSDDDWTKLARRMSEISEAPLFIDDSPNLTMMEIRAKARRLKQKHDIKLIVVDYLQLMTSGKKVESRQQEVSEFSRSLKLLAKELEVPVVAICQLNRGPEQRTDKKPMVSDLRESGSLEQDADMVILLHRPDAFERDDPRGGEADLILGKHRNGPTATITVAHQLHLSKFVDMARG; this comes from the coding sequence GTGGCTGTAGTAGACGATCGGGGCCGTTCCGACTACCCGGGTCCACCCGAGGAGCCGGGCGAGGAGTTCGGCAGGCAGCCTCCGCATGACATGGCAGCCGAGCAGTCGGTGCTCGGCGGCATGCTACTCAGCAAGGACGCCATCGCCGACGTGCTCGAGGTGCTCCGGCCCGGCGATTTCTATCGCCCCGCGCATCAATCTGTGTACGACGCCGTCCTCGACCTCTACGCCCGTGGTGAACCGGCCGACCCGGTGACCGTATCCGCTGAACTGGAAAGGCGCGGCGAACTCCGACGGATCGGCGGAGCGCCCTACCTGGTGACGCTCACCCAGACGGTGCCGACCGCCGCCAACGCCGGATATTACGCCGACATCGTGGCCGAGAAGGCGATCCTGCGACGCCTTGTCGATGCCGGTACCCGCATCGTGCAGTACGGCTACACCGGCGCTGACGGCCAGGATGTCGCCGAGGTCGTCGACCGCGCCCAGGCGGAGGTCTTCGAGGTCACCGAGCGGCGCACGGCCGAAGACTTCGTCCCACTCGAGCAGTTGCTGCAGCCCACGATGGACGAGATCGACTCCATCGCCAGCCGCGGCGGAATCTCCCTCGGTGTGCCCACCGGGTTCGTCGAACTCGACGAGGTCACCAACGGCCTCCATCCGGGCCAGATGATCATCGTCGCGGCCCGGCCCGGTGTGGGTAAGGCGCTCGCTCTCGACACACCCCTCCCCACCCCGACGGGCTGGACCACCATGGGTGAGGTTCAGGTGGGTGATCATCTGATCGACGCCGACGGCTTACCCACTCGCGTCGTCGCGGCCACCGAGGTCATGCTCGACCGGCCCTGCTACGAGGTGGAGTTCTCCGACGGCGCCGTCCTGGTCGCAGACGCCCAGCATCAGTGGCTGACGCGGACCGGCGGTGTGGCCGCCGTCCGCACCACGGATCAGATTGCCGAATCGCTGGGGCGGGGGCACTACGTCGCACATGCCGGCGCGCTCGAGTTACCTACGTCGAGCCTCGACGTCGACCCCTACGCGCTGGGAGCCGCGCTCGCCTGCGGGGTCCCAGAGGCGGACAAGCGCGTTCCGGCTGAATTGCTGCGCGGCTCGGTGTTGGAGCGGCGCGAGCTGCTGGCCGGTCTGCTCGACGTAGGCGGTTCGGTCAGTGAAGACGGATCGGTTCGCTTCGAGGCCAAGGAGATTCCGCTCGCGGCGGATGTTCGCGAGCTGGTAGTCGGGTTGGGATATGACTGCCGCCACGAAGATCGCTGTCTCACGTTCTCTGCAGATGAGGAAGTGTTCCAGCTTCACCGAAAGGCAATCCAGCACAAGGAACTTCGCGGTCCCGTCAGTTCGGCGCGCCGAATCGTCGATGTTCGCCGGATCGACAGCGTCCCAGTGCGTTGCGTCGAGGTCGACAACGCTGAGCATCTCTATCTCGCCGGCCGGTCGATGATCCCAACGCACAATTCCACGCTCGGCATGGATTTCCTGCGATCGTGCTCGATCAAGAACGGCATGGCCTCCGTCATCTTCTCCCTGGAGATGGGGAAGACCGAGATCGTCATGCGACTGCTGTCCGCCGAGGCGAAGATCAAACTCGGTGACATGCGTTCGGGCAAGATGAGCGACGACGATTGGACGAAACTCGCTCGCCGCATGAGTGAGATCAGCGAGGCGCCGCTCTTCATCGACGATTCCCCCAACCTCACCATGATGGAGATCCGCGCCAAGGCCCGCCGCCTCAAGCAGAAGCATGACATCAAACTCATTGTGGTGGACTACCTTCAGCTGATGACGTCCGGCAAGAAGGTCGAGTCACGTCAGCAGGAAGTCTCCGAGTTCTCCCGCAGCCTCAAGCTTCTCGCCAAGGAACTCGAGGTCCCCGTGGTCGCCATCTGTCAGCTCAACCGTGGACCCGAGCAGCGAACGGACAAGAAACCGATGGTGTCTGACCTTCGCGAGTCGGGCTCGCTCGAGCAGGACGCCGACATGGTCATCCTGCTCCACCGCCCCGATGCCTTCGAGCGAGACGACCCACGCGGCGGCGAGGCCGACCTCATCCTCGGCAAACACCGCAACGGCCCGACGGCGACAATCACCGTGGCACACCAACTTCACCTGTCCAAGTTCGTAGACATGGCGCGGGGGTAG
- a CDS encoding sugar O-acetyltransferase: protein MGEQRERMLRGDSYQDNDADLVADRKACQRLLDRFNATLAEEDDVRRALLDKLLGSLGERSWIMPRFQCDYGQYIRIGANSFLNYDAILMDCAPITIGDDVSIGPRAQLLTALHPMADHQARRQRWETAAPITIGNNVWMGGGVTVCPGVTIGDNTVIGAGSVVTKNVPAHVFAAGNPCRIIKPLPWIADGETPRI, encoded by the coding sequence GTGGGTGAACAACGTGAACGCATGCTGCGTGGGGATTCGTACCAGGACAACGACGCGGATCTGGTTGCCGATCGCAAGGCGTGCCAACGGCTGCTCGACAGGTTCAATGCCACCCTTGCCGAGGAGGACGATGTCCGCCGGGCATTACTGGACAAGCTCCTCGGTTCGCTGGGCGAACGGTCATGGATCATGCCGCGGTTCCAATGCGACTACGGTCAGTACATTCGTATCGGCGCGAACAGCTTCCTCAACTACGACGCGATCCTGATGGACTGTGCGCCGATCACCATCGGTGACGACGTCTCGATAGGACCCAGGGCACAGCTCTTGACCGCGCTACATCCCATGGCCGACCACCAGGCCCGGCGGCAGCGCTGGGAGACCGCTGCGCCGATCACCATCGGCAACAATGTCTGGATGGGTGGCGGCGTTACGGTCTGCCCCGGTGTGACCATCGGCGACAACACCGTAATCGGGGCCGGCAGCGTCGTAACGAAGAATGTTCCGGCCCACGTCTTCGCTGCCGGGAACCCTTGTCGCATCATCAAACCGCTGCCATGGATTGCAGACGGTGAGACGCCCAGGATCTAG
- a CDS encoding SDR family NAD(P)-dependent oxidoreductase: MTDSQTWFITGASRGLGCALTKAALDAGHRVVAATRSGEAPVRHDRLSTCRLDVRDRDACRDAVRLAAEEHGKLDVLVNNAGYGLVGAVEEVGELEARAILDTDLLGALWLTQAALPVMRTQRSGHIVQISSVGGVGAMPFFGLYNAAKWGLEGFAEALAGEVKPFGIRVTVAEVGSMDTEWATGSMKFSRPIPEYDDLRRSILGAPSVPWESEAGATGGGADPADIARELLQHVVAPADDRLRILLGSDAPSQVAAVIQQRQTEYNLDPRYSAAWVSH; the protein is encoded by the coding sequence ATGACTGATTCGCAGACTTGGTTCATTACTGGCGCGAGTAGAGGACTCGGCTGTGCCTTGACCAAGGCAGCACTCGACGCCGGACATCGAGTCGTGGCAGCGACGCGAAGTGGTGAAGCCCCTGTGCGCCACGATCGGCTGTCCACGTGTCGGCTCGATGTACGTGACAGAGATGCCTGCCGGGACGCTGTCCGTTTGGCCGCTGAAGAGCACGGCAAACTGGATGTGCTTGTGAACAACGCTGGCTATGGACTCGTAGGCGCTGTCGAAGAGGTCGGGGAACTGGAGGCCCGCGCGATCCTCGACACCGACCTGCTTGGGGCTCTGTGGCTAACGCAGGCAGCACTACCCGTCATGCGAACCCAGCGGAGCGGACACATCGTGCAGATCTCGTCGGTCGGCGGGGTTGGGGCCATGCCCTTCTTCGGGCTTTACAACGCGGCGAAGTGGGGTCTCGAGGGTTTCGCCGAGGCTCTGGCAGGCGAAGTGAAGCCTTTTGGAATCCGCGTGACCGTCGCGGAAGTCGGCTCCATGGACACCGAGTGGGCCACCGGCAGCATGAAGTTCAGTAGACCCATTCCCGAGTATGACGACCTGCGTCGAAGCATCCTGGGCGCGCCGTCTGTGCCATGGGAGAGCGAAGCGGGCGCAACCGGCGGTGGCGCTGACCCCGCAGACATCGCACGCGAACTCCTGCAACACGTCGTCGCACCCGCGGACGACCGGCTTCGGATCCTCCTAGGAAGCGACGCCCCATCCCAGGTAGCGGCCGTGATCCAGCAGCGTCAGACCGAGTACAACCTCGATCCCCGCTACTCAGCCGCATGGGTCAGCCACTGA
- a CDS encoding TetR/AcrR family transcriptional regulator gives MARATTVARVHAAVLELAIASGPASLTMEGIAAKAGVGKQTLYRTWQSVPAILFDALLTHSTQQPETGARGDGGDLQHQLEELLRSAIEEITTQPHESLLRTLAAAIQTDEAVAREFQERLLSPQLSTVRALFQHGGVSDTQRAAELLLSPVFYRWFMRLPTMSPEELAQHVSQVLRCVT, from the coding sequence ATGGCTCGTGCTACCACTGTGGCCCGCGTGCACGCGGCGGTCTTGGAGCTCGCAATTGCCAGCGGACCGGCGTCGTTGACCATGGAAGGCATCGCCGCCAAGGCTGGAGTGGGCAAGCAGACGCTCTATCGGACATGGCAATCCGTGCCGGCGATCCTCTTCGACGCATTGCTCACACACAGCACGCAACAACCTGAGACGGGCGCACGGGGCGATGGCGGAGACCTGCAACACCAGCTCGAGGAATTGCTGCGGTCCGCCATTGAGGAGATCACGACGCAGCCGCATGAGTCTCTGCTGCGCACCCTGGCCGCTGCGATCCAGACAGACGAGGCGGTAGCGCGTGAGTTCCAGGAACGACTCCTGAGCCCGCAGCTGAGCACGGTCCGGGCCCTGTTCCAGCACGGCGGAGTATCGGATACCCAACGCGCCGCAGAGCTGCTGCTCTCACCTGTGTTCTATCGCTGGTTCATGCGCTTGCCGACGATGTCGCCTGAGGAACTGGCGCAGCACGTGTCACAAGTGCTGCGCTGCGTGACCTAG
- the dnaN gene encoding DNA polymerase III subunit beta, translating into MKLRVDRDRLADAVAVVGPTVPRRPSIPVLAGIRLRAEPDSASVAGFDYEISSHATITDAVVDEPGAALVSGRLLTDIAKALPPQPVELSDNGDRLEIVCGPSRFALPLMTVEDYPDLPPSPAAVGAVNHSDLRDAVAQVVVAAGRDDTLPMLTGINIEFHPSFLRLVSTDRFRIAIRELRWEPVAAMGNSRPTSMLVPARALAETSKTLTGPRIEIASVPGQAILGLATDEQHHTMRTLDMPYAPYERYLETTRTASARMRSAPLIAAIKRVSLLSPKGAQVRLTFAATTARLSAGGDNEGSAEESIGCEFDGEPLTIAFNPRYLLEGLTAAHAEIVEIALNGPTRAAILRATDREPDGKRRDGLIYVLMPVRLPD; encoded by the coding sequence ATGAAACTCCGTGTAGACCGCGATCGTCTCGCCGATGCGGTGGCCGTGGTCGGGCCAACAGTGCCTCGGCGCCCTTCGATCCCCGTGCTCGCGGGCATTCGACTACGAGCGGAACCGGACTCGGCGTCGGTCGCCGGTTTCGACTACGAGATCTCCTCCCATGCCACGATCACCGATGCAGTGGTGGACGAGCCCGGTGCTGCACTGGTATCGGGGCGACTGCTCACCGATATCGCGAAAGCCCTCCCCCCGCAGCCGGTCGAGTTGTCCGACAACGGGGACCGCCTCGAGATCGTCTGCGGTCCATCGCGATTCGCCCTGCCGCTGATGACTGTCGAGGACTACCCAGACCTCCCGCCCTCACCTGCAGCGGTCGGCGCAGTCAATCACTCAGACCTACGCGACGCCGTGGCGCAGGTGGTCGTGGCCGCCGGGCGCGACGACACGTTGCCCATGCTGACCGGGATCAACATCGAATTCCATCCCTCGTTCCTGCGGCTGGTGAGCACCGACCGGTTCCGCATCGCGATCCGCGAGCTCAGGTGGGAGCCTGTGGCCGCGATGGGCAACTCGAGACCAACCAGCATGCTCGTGCCGGCCCGCGCGCTGGCAGAGACAAGCAAGACGCTCACGGGACCGAGAATCGAAATCGCCAGTGTTCCAGGGCAAGCGATCCTGGGACTCGCGACCGACGAGCAGCATCACACCATGCGCACGCTCGACATGCCCTATGCGCCCTACGAGCGCTATCTCGAGACCACCCGCACCGCATCCGCCCGCATGCGTTCCGCCCCGCTGATCGCCGCGATCAAACGGGTGTCGCTTCTCTCGCCCAAAGGAGCGCAGGTTCGGTTGACCTTCGCCGCAACCACGGCTCGTTTGTCTGCCGGGGGCGACAACGAAGGAAGCGCGGAGGAGTCCATCGGTTGCGAGTTCGACGGCGAACCGTTGACCATCGCCTTCAACCCCCGTTATCTACTCGAGGGACTGACCGCCGCGCATGCCGAGATCGTAGAGATCGCCCTGAACGGCCCTACCAGAGCAGCGATTCTGCGTGCGACCGATCGCGAACCCGACGGTAAGCGCCGCGACGGTCTGATCTATGTACTGATGCCCGTTCGCCTACCCGACTGA
- a CDS encoding alpha/beta fold hydrolase — MTSQTSPAAQEKPERNAMFDPTDFPEPTLISVNGVELEVFETGRENAGNPIVLCHGFPEHAFSWRHQVPALADAGYHVIVPNQRGYGNSSRPTEVADYDIEHLSGDLVALLDHFGYEDATFVGHDWGAFVVWGLTLLHPNRVNTVINLSLPYQDRGERPWIEVMEEMLGGDFYFVHFNRQPGVADAVFEENTFRFLRNLYRKNEPPSEPAPGMALINLAKAETPLGEPLMSDSELAVFVSAFEASGFTGSINWYRNLDRNWHLLADVDPIIQQPALMIYGDRDPIARSEKLTDFVPNVEVVNLDCGHWIQQERPEETNQAILKWLEQQDAT, encoded by the coding sequence ATGACCTCACAGACGAGTCCAGCTGCCCAAGAGAAGCCAGAGAGGAACGCCATGTTTGATCCAACCGATTTTCCCGAGCCCACCCTGATTTCGGTCAACGGTGTAGAACTCGAAGTCTTCGAAACGGGACGGGAAAATGCAGGAAACCCGATTGTGCTCTGTCATGGCTTTCCAGAGCATGCCTTTTCTTGGCGCCATCAGGTGCCCGCCCTTGCCGACGCGGGCTACCACGTCATCGTCCCGAACCAGCGAGGTTATGGGAACTCATCCCGTCCGACCGAAGTAGCGGACTACGACATCGAACACTTGTCGGGTGATCTCGTCGCACTTCTCGATCACTTCGGATACGAGGATGCCACCTTCGTCGGCCACGATTGGGGTGCGTTCGTCGTGTGGGGGCTGACCCTGTTGCATCCGAACCGGGTCAACACAGTGATAAACCTGAGCCTGCCCTACCAGGATCGCGGAGAAAGGCCCTGGATCGAGGTCATGGAGGAAATGCTGGGCGGCGACTTCTATTTCGTCCACTTCAATCGACAGCCAGGTGTCGCGGACGCTGTGTTCGAAGAAAATACATTCCGGTTCCTTCGCAACCTGTACCGGAAGAACGAGCCGCCCAGCGAGCCTGCGCCGGGTATGGCGTTGATCAATCTCGCCAAAGCAGAAACACCACTCGGTGAGCCTTTGATGAGCGACAGCGAACTGGCCGTTTTCGTCTCCGCTTTCGAAGCATCAGGGTTTACGGGCAGCATCAATTGGTACAGAAACCTCGACCGCAACTGGCACTTGCTGGCGGATGTTGACCCGATCATCCAGCAGCCCGCACTCATGATCTATGGCGACCGGGATCCGATCGCCAGATCTGAAAAACTGACGGATTTCGTGCCCAATGTGGAAGTGGTCAATCTGGATTGCGGTCATTGGATCCAGCAAGAAAGGCCGGAAGAAACAAACCAAGCGATCTTGAAGTGGCTGGAACAGCAGGATGCCACCTAG
- a CDS encoding helix-turn-helix transcriptional regulator: MSTDRLVAVLLLLQRRGQVTAPEVARELEVSERTARRDLDALARAGVPLYSTQGRGGGWRLVGGARTDLSGLTASEARALFLVAGPASAATPAVKTALRKLVHALPEPFRVQAEAAASSLVTDPGRWGSSPIEPRPQPRFLDELQDAVIRGVQVRLGYVDSKGVETERTVHPLGIVAKGPSWYLVSNTEAGQRTFRIDRVSYADPTDDPVRRPEDFDLAESWREIADEVDRKRTPLEIQAVCEPHRIGLLRMALGGRLEVGGSTTDGRIEVVIRGRDEYAIAGELAWMVEWLEVTGPPGVRDHLASIGNALVERYG; encoded by the coding sequence GTGAGCACAGACCGACTAGTGGCCGTCCTCCTCTTGCTGCAACGACGCGGGCAGGTGACAGCGCCAGAAGTCGCCCGAGAGCTCGAGGTCTCCGAGCGCACTGCCCGCCGCGACCTCGACGCCCTGGCCAGGGCCGGGGTGCCCTTGTACTCCACGCAGGGCCGAGGCGGCGGCTGGCGCCTCGTGGGGGGCGCCCGCACCGACCTGTCCGGGTTGACCGCGAGTGAGGCCCGCGCTTTGTTCCTGGTTGCCGGCCCGGCCTCGGCTGCGACGCCGGCCGTGAAAACAGCTCTGCGCAAGCTCGTCCATGCGCTGCCGGAGCCCTTCCGGGTTCAGGCAGAGGCAGCGGCGTCGTCGTTGGTCACGGACCCGGGGCGATGGGGATCAAGCCCGATCGAGCCACGACCACAGCCTCGCTTCCTCGACGAACTCCAAGACGCGGTGATCCGCGGCGTCCAGGTGCGGCTCGGCTACGTGGACAGCAAAGGCGTCGAAACCGAGAGAACCGTCCACCCGCTGGGCATCGTGGCCAAAGGTCCGTCGTGGTATCTCGTCTCCAACACCGAGGCCGGCCAGCGAACCTTCCGGATCGACCGCGTGTCGTACGCCGACCCGACCGACGATCCCGTCCGCCGACCTGAGGACTTCGACCTTGCGGAGAGCTGGCGCGAGATCGCCGACGAGGTCGACCGCAAGCGAACGCCCCTCGAGATCCAGGCGGTATGCGAGCCCCACCGGATAGGTCTGCTCCGGATGGCGCTCGGCGGTCGGCTCGAGGTTGGAGGTTCCACGACCGACGGCCGCATCGAGGTCGTGATCCGCGGCCGCGACGAGTACGCGATCGCCGGCGAGCTTGCCTGGATGGTCGAATGGCTCGAGGTGACCGGCCCTCCGGGTGTGCGAGACCACCTGGCCTCGATTGGCAACGCGCTCGTCGAGCGGTACGGCTGA
- a CDS encoding phenylacetate--CoA ligase family protein, protein MTGTNLRRAQLDIWRAKWANTDGIRARQQHRLADLLSFARRESGFYRRHYARLPDTLRHLSELPAVTKPMLMENFDDVVTDPTITKSGVDAFLADQANIGRRYLGRYPVWTTSGTTGEPGVFVQDDFSLMLVHTVPDRWTNPALLNFKMMRRLIRNNRKFAEIAVAGGHFAGASGIALFRRESRLGASRIRFFSATRPIDELVADLNDYQPAVIIGYSTVLVELARAQQDGRLAISPAMIQPSAEPISNAAKQELRETFRCVVRETYSATEALTLATECSRRSLHANTDWFILEPVDDTYHAVEPGQPSATVLLTHLGNRVQPLIRYDLGDSIIMHRDKCLCGSAFPVIEVQGRQGEVLFFQSATGQQTAIFPLALIGVVEAVPDVARSQIVRTGPSTLEVRFEAKPGRDKAAVWNHIAQSLGRFLESHSLSDVRVEQGTAPLQRHPRSGKFRHVWTAGS, encoded by the coding sequence ATGACGGGGACGAATCTTCGCAGGGCACAGCTCGATATCTGGCGAGCCAAGTGGGCAAACACCGACGGAATCCGCGCGCGGCAGCAACACCGACTGGCTGATCTATTGTCGTTCGCGAGACGTGAGTCGGGCTTTTACCGGCGCCACTATGCCCGGCTTCCCGATACGCTCAGACATCTCAGCGAGCTTCCCGCGGTGACCAAGCCGATGCTGATGGAGAACTTCGATGACGTGGTCACCGACCCCACGATCACGAAGTCCGGGGTCGACGCGTTCCTGGCCGACCAGGCCAACATCGGCCGGCGCTATTTGGGGCGCTATCCGGTGTGGACGACCTCAGGGACTACCGGTGAGCCCGGCGTGTTCGTCCAGGACGACTTTTCGCTCATGCTGGTGCACACCGTCCCGGACCGCTGGACCAACCCCGCCCTGCTCAACTTCAAGATGATGCGACGGCTGATCCGAAACAACCGCAAGTTCGCCGAAATAGCCGTCGCTGGAGGTCACTTCGCCGGCGCATCCGGTATCGCATTGTTTCGCCGCGAATCCCGCCTCGGCGCAAGCCGCATCCGGTTCTTCTCGGCCACCCGGCCCATCGATGAGCTCGTTGCGGATCTCAACGACTACCAACCGGCGGTCATCATCGGATACTCGACAGTGTTGGTGGAGTTAGCTCGCGCCCAACAGGACGGCCGCCTGGCCATCAGCCCAGCAATGATTCAGCCCTCTGCCGAGCCGATTTCCAACGCCGCCAAACAGGAACTACGCGAAACCTTTCGGTGCGTGGTCCGAGAGACCTACAGCGCCACCGAAGCCCTTACGTTGGCCACCGAATGCAGCCGCCGCAGCCTGCACGCCAACACCGACTGGTTCATCCTTGAACCGGTCGACGACACGTATCACGCAGTCGAGCCCGGCCAGCCCTCCGCCACGGTCCTGCTAACCCACCTAGGCAATCGGGTGCAGCCACTGATCCGATACGATCTCGGCGACAGCATCATCATGCACCGCGACAAGTGTTTGTGCGGCAGCGCGTTTCCGGTCATCGAGGTCCAAGGCCGCCAGGGCGAGGTCTTGTTCTTTCAGTCCGCGACCGGACAGCAGACAGCGATCTTCCCACTGGCGTTAATCGGCGTCGTGGAAGCGGTTCCCGACGTGGCGCGCAGCCAAATAGTGCGCACCGGCCCCTCGACTCTCGAAGTCCGCTTCGAGGCGAAGCCCGGCCGGGACAAGGCTGCCGTGTGGAACCACATCGCCCAGTCGCTGGGCCGATTCCTCGAGTCCCACAGCCTCAGTGACGTGCGGGTTGAACAAGGCACAGCACCGCTGCAACGCCACCCGCGCAGCGGCAAATTCCGCCACGTATGGACCGCAGGCTCATGA